TGGAGGACCTGCGGCACAAGAAGCCGATGCCGCTCAAGGTGACGCTCTGGGACGGATCCTCGACCGCCCTGTCCGACGAACCGCGGGTCGAGCTGCGGCTGCGGCAGGCGAGCGCCGCCAGGTACTTCCTGAACCCCACGCTGGACAAGCTCGGCGAGGCCTTCGTCGAGGGCCTGGTGGATGTCGACGGCGACATCCGCGACGTGATCTCGATCGCAGACGGCCTCGCCCAGGTGGGCGACACCGAGCACGGCCTGGGCAAGCTCCCCTCCTGGCTGGCCCGCCACACCCGCAAGTCCGATCGCAAGGCGATCGAGTACCACTACGACGTGTCGAACGAGTTCTACTCGCTGTGGCTCGACTCGCAGATGGTCTACTCCTGCGCCTATTTCCCGAACGGCGACGAGGACCTCGCCACCGCGCAGACGCTCAAGCTCGAGCACGTCTGCCGCAAGCTGATGATCGCGCCGGGCCAGACCCTGCTCGACATCGGTTGCGGCTGGGGCGCGCTGGCGCTCCACGCGGCGCGGCACCACGGCGCCCGGGTCGTCGGCGTCACGCTGTCGACCAACCAGTACGAGCTGGCGCGCGAGCGGGTGCGGCAGGCCGGCCTCGAAGACCGGATCGAGATCCGCCTGCAGGATTACCGCGACGTGCCCGGCGAGGCCCAGTTCGACAGGATCTCGTCGATCGGGATGTTCGAGCACGTCGGCCTGAAGAACCTGCGCGCCTATTTCGACGTG
This genomic window from Zeimonas sediminis contains:
- a CDS encoding SAM-dependent methyltransferase; translated protein: MLERQVMRFVEDLRHKKPMPLKVTLWDGSSTALSDEPRVELRLRQASAARYFLNPTLDKLGEAFVEGLVDVDGDIRDVISIADGLAQVGDTEHGLGKLPSWLARHTRKSDRKAIEYHYDVSNEFYSLWLDSQMVYSCAYFPNGDEDLATAQTLKLEHVCRKLMIAPGQTLLDIGCGWGALALHAARHHGARVVGVTLSTNQYELARERVRQAGLEDRIEIRLQDYRDVPGEAQFDRISSIGMFEHVGLKNLRAYFDVVHRLLKPGGIALNHGITSVDPDSRSVGLGAGDFIDRYVFPDGELPHVSLAIREMSAAGLELTDAESLRRHYARTLWFWSDGFEKNLAKLTELAGERRARIWRVYLAGCAHGFANNWMNIYQLQTIRPLRGPGGAESPLPMSRGYMYRD